In a single window of the Nicotiana tomentosiformis chromosome 10, ASM39032v3, whole genome shotgun sequence genome:
- the LOC104100398 gene encoding probable alpha,alpha-trehalose-phosphate synthase [UDP-forming] 9, with protein sequence MPSKSCANLLDMASGDILDIPQTPRALPRVMTVPGIIADGYGSNEGDSDSMSSSCRERKIIVANMLPLHARRDTAAKKWFFSLDEDSLLLQLKDGFSLETEVVYVGSLKVDVEPSEQEEVAQRLLEEFKCVPTFVPHDIQEKYYHGFCKQQLWPLFHYMLPMCPDHGDRFDRQLWQAYVSANKIFADKVMEVVNPEDDYIWIQDYHLMVLPTFLRKRYHRVKLGFFLHSPFPSSEIYRTLPVRDEILKGLLNCDLIGFHTFDYARHFLSCCSRMLGLDYESKRGHIGLDYFGRTVYIKILPVGIHMGRLESVMNLSSTFDKAKEVQEQFMGKKVILGVDDMDIFKGISLKLLAFEYLLQQDQDLQGKLVLVQIVNPARSSGKDVQEARKETYSTAERINQIYGRSNYEPVVLIDRPVPRYEKTAYYAVAECCLVNAVRDGMNLVPYKYIVCRQGSPGMDEAMGIKTDSPRTSMLVVSEFIGCSPSLSGAIRVNPWDIEAVAEALNVAITMSDSEKQLRHEKHYRYVSSHDVAYWARSFMQDLERACKDHYSKRCWGIGLGLGFRVIALSPSFRKLSIDHMVSSYRRTQRRAIFLDYDGTVVPQSSLIKAPSAEVITLLNALSSDPKNSVYIVSGRGRMSLSEWLAPCERLGIAAEHGYFIRGSKMADWECLASDLEWKPIVEPVMKLYTEATDGSYIEPKESALVWHHHDADPDFGSCQAKELLDHLETVLANEPAVVKRGQHIVEVKPQGVTKGLVAQKVLSMMVDSGKPPDFVMCIGDDRSDEDMFESILSSVSSPSVTAAPDIFACTVGQKPSKAKYYLDDTADVLRLLRGLANASCPKPRHTAQFQVAFDSVL encoded by the exons ATGCCGTCAAAATCTTGTGCAAATCTTTTGGACATGGCATCTGGAGATATACTAGATATACCTCAGACACCTAGAGCTCTTCCACGTGTAATGACAGTTCCTGGAATCATCGCAGATGGTTATGGCAGCAATGAGGGTGATTCAGATAGTATGTCATCCTCATGTCGAGAGCGAAAAATCATTGTAGCAAACATGCTGCCTTTGCATGCTCGAAGGGATACAGCAGCTAAAAAGTGGTTCTTCAGTTTGGATGAGGATTCTCTTTTATTGCAATTGAAGGATGGGTTTTCTCTTGAAACGGAGGTTGTCTATGTGGGTTCGCTCAAGGTTGATGTGGAACCTAGTGAACAGGAGGAAGTTGCTCAAAGACTTCTTGAGGAGTTCAAGTGTGTGCCTACTTTTGTACCCCATGACATCCAGGAGAAATATTATCACGGCTTCTGTAAGCAGCAACTTTGGCCTCTTTTTCACTACATGCTTCCAATGTGTCCTGACCATGGAGATCGTTTTGATCGTCAGCTGTGGCAAGCTTATGTCTCTGCAAATAAGATTTTCGCTGATAAGGTTATGGAAGTGGTTAATCCTGAAGATGATTATATTTGGATTCAAGATTACCACCTCATGGTTCTCCCTACATTTTTGAGGAAGCGCTACCATCGTGTCAAACTTGGTTTTTTTCTTCATAGCCCATTTCCTTCCTCAGAAATTTACCGAACTCTCCCTGTTAGGGATGAAATTCTGAAAGGGTTGTTGAATTGCGACCTAATTGGCTTTCATACCTTTGATTATGCACGTCACTTTCTGTCATGCTGCAGTCGAATGTTGGGTCTCGATTATGAATCTAAACGAGGACATATTGGACTTGATTATTTTGGTCGTACAGTTTACATTAAGATTCTGCCCGTGGGCATACATATGGGTCGACTAGAGTCTGTGATGAATCTTTCTTCTACTTTTGATAAAGCTAAAGAAGTTCAAGAACAGTTCATGGGGAAGAAGGTCATTCTAGGTGTGGATGATATGGACATCTTTAAAGGCATTAGTTTGAAATTGCTAGCATTCGAGTATCTGCTACAGCAGGACCAGGACTTGCAGGGGAAACTTGTTCTTGTTCAAATAGTAAACCCCGCTCGTAGCTCGGGCAAAGATGTTCAGGAAGCAAGGAAGGAGACATATTCAACTGCTGAAAGGATTAACCAAATTTACGGTAGATCTAATTACGAGCCTGTAGTTTTGATTGATCGTCCAGTTCCCCGCTATGAGAAAACAGCGTATTATGCTGTTGCTGAGTGTTGCCTAGTGAATGCCGTGAGGGATGGAATGAATTTAGTGCCTTACAAGTATATTGTTTGCAGGCAAGGTTCTCCTGGTATGGATGAGGCTATGGGTATCAAAACTGATTCTCCTAGAACTAGCATGCTTGTTGTATCAGAATTTATTGGTTGTTCCCCATCTCTGAGCGGAGCAATTAGGGTGAATCCTTGGGATATTGAAGCTGTGGCTGAGGCTTTAAATGTGGCCATCACAATGTCCGATTCTGAGAAACAACTTCGTCATGAGAAGCACTATCGGTATGTAAGCTCTCATGATGTAGCTTACTGGGCTCGTAGCTTTATGCAGGACTTGGAAAGAGCATGCAAAGATCATTATAGCAagcgttgctggggcattggtcttGGCCTGGGCTTCAGAGTAATTGCACTTTCTCCAAGTTTTAGAAAATTGTCTATTGATCACATGGTCTCGTCATATAGGAGGACACAGAGAAGGGCAATATTCTTGGACTATGATGGCACTGTTGTGCCTCAGTCATCATTGATTAAAGCTCCAAGTGCTGAAGTTATTACGCTGTTGAATGCTTTAAGCAGTGATCCTAAAAACAGTGTCTATATTGTTAGTGGCAGAGGAAGGATGTCATTAAGTGAATGGCTTGCACCATGTGAAAGGCTTGGAATAGCTGCTGAACATGGGTATTTCATTAG GGGTAGTAAAATGGCGGATTGGGAATGTTTGGCTTCTGATCTTGAGTGGAAACCAATTGTGGAACCTGTGATGAAACTTTACACTGAAGCAACCGATGGATCATATATAGAACCAAAGGAGAGTGCTTTGGTGTGGCACCATCATGATGCAGACCCAGATTTTGGCTCCTGTCAAGCAAAGGAATTGTTGGATCATTTGGAAACTGTACTTGCAAATGAACCTGCAGTTGTTAAGAGGGGCCAACATATTGTCGAAGTCAAACCACAA GGTGTGACTAAAGGATTAGTGGCACAAAAAGTTCTCTCAATGATGGTAGATAGCGGGAAACCACCTGATTTTGTAATGTGCATTGGAGACGATAGATCAGATGAAGACATGTTTGAGAGCATATTAAGCAGTGTATCCAGTCCGTCAGTCACTGCTGCCCCAGATATCTTTGCCTGCACAGTTGGGCAAAAGCCAAGCAAAGCCAAGTATTACCTCGATGATACCGCCGATGTTCTTAGACTGCTTCGAGGGCTTGCTAATGCTTCTTGTCCGAAGCCAAGACATACTGCTCAATTCCAGGTTGCATTTGACTCTGTTTTGTGA